Sequence from the Methanobrevibacter arboriphilus genome:
AGGGAACATCAAAAACTTGAAGATAAATTTAAAGAGGATGCTGTTCCAACAACTTTTGATGAAGTTTTAAAAACATCTATGGAGGAAGCAGCTATTTCAAGAGAATTTTTTGTTGTAGCTCCTGAATATGGTATTAGAGGCTTTATTGATGAAATTTGGATGACTCCTGATGAATTTGTTATCATAGATGATAAACCTGGAAAAATACCTTATCCCTCAACTATTAATCAAGTTTTAGCATATTCATTAGCTTTCAAGTCTATGATTAATAAGCTTTCAGAAAATCCCCAAACTACATTATTTTCTCCAAAAAAGGATAAAAGAAAGATAAAAGCAGCTTTACGTGAAAGAGGAACTGATAATATATTTTGGATAGATGAATTTGATGAAAATAATGAGAAAAAAATTAAATTTTTAGTGA
This genomic interval carries:
- a CDS encoding CRISPR-associated protein Cas4, with protein sequence MKNKLINNPNIKYEAIKHPKINGIQIINGKNNFPISWLNQQGYCEYSLYLQYFKGIKTAPTQEMTLGTREHQKLEDKFKEDAVPTTFDEVLKTSMEEAAISREFFVVAPEYGIRGFIDEIWMTPDEFVIIDDKPGKIPYPSTINQVLAYSLAFKSMINKLSENPQTTLFSPKKDKRKIKAALRERGTDNIFWIDEFDENNEKKIKFLVNRMHGLFEGSKPFLPTKNINKCNKCRFQSYCEHF